Proteins from a genomic interval of Paenibacillus sp. FSL H8-0048:
- a CDS encoding DegV family protein, producing the protein MPIKIITDSGSDLPPEYTKQYDISIVHLPVHFGHELMPDDMNAKDFYDKMHESKELPTTASPSPQTFLDSFKQVEAGTDILVICMSSNISSTYQTAMIAKEMYEEEGHPNAIEIIDSKLFSGGLTLIVAMAAKWSLTAASLAELKDRVLKKVEETTAYFTLDTLENVIKGGRLSRISGAVASVLNIKLLLKISDEGIVEVVEKTRGLPKALTHLLAKLDQKQHDYEQAVIAIVHSNCETLALEIKRRILEKHPFKEILLSTMGPVMGTYAGQGGIGVAF; encoded by the coding sequence ATGCCCATCAAGATAATTACGGATAGCGGTTCGGATCTACCCCCTGAATACACGAAGCAGTATGATATCTCCATTGTTCATTTGCCGGTTCACTTCGGCCATGAGCTGATGCCGGATGATATGAATGCCAAGGATTTCTATGACAAAATGCATGAATCGAAGGAGCTGCCGACGACTGCAAGCCCCAGTCCGCAGACCTTCCTGGACAGCTTCAAGCAAGTGGAAGCAGGCACTGACATTCTGGTCATCTGCATGTCCTCTAATATTAGCAGTACTTATCAGACCGCAATGATCGCGAAGGAGATGTACGAGGAAGAAGGACATCCGAATGCGATTGAAATTATAGATTCCAAGCTGTTCTCCGGCGGCCTGACCCTGATTGTCGCCATGGCGGCCAAATGGTCACTTACCGCAGCAAGTCTGGCTGAACTGAAGGACAGAGTGCTGAAGAAGGTCGAAGAGACGACTGCATACTTCACACTGGATACCTTGGAGAATGTGATCAAGGGCGGACGGCTGAGCCGGATCTCCGGGGCTGTCGCATCTGTGCTGAACATTAAGCTGCTGCTGAAGATCAGCGACGAGGGTATCGTTGAAGTGGTTGAGAAGACGCGCGGACTGCCTAAGGCGCTGACCCATCTGCTGGCCAAGCTGGACCAGAAGCAGCATGATTATGAGCAGGCGGTAATCGCGATTGTTCATAGCAATTGTGAGACGCTGGCGCTGGAGATTAAGCGGCGTATTCTCGAGAAGCATCCCTTCAAGGAGATTCTGCTGTCCACGATGGGACCCGTAATGGGAACCTATGCCGGCCAGGGTGGAATCGGCGTGGCTTTTTAA
- a CDS encoding metal-dependent hydrolase — translation MKITYHGHSCVQIEVNGKSLIVDPFISGNSEAVTKVEDIKTDAVLLTHAHMDHILDALPIAEQNQAVVVANVELAGHLEGQGAKKTIGMNIGGTVDLGFAKATMIHAFHTSSITLEDGQRIYGGTPAGFIIEADGHTVLHAGDTGLFGDLKMFGELYEIDLAILPIGGHFTMGPEHALIAAKWLGARQVLPVHYNTFPPIKQDAGAFVQALEEAGIRGSALAYGETLEL, via the coding sequence ATGAAAATTACCTACCACGGCCATTCCTGTGTTCAAATTGAGGTGAACGGCAAATCGCTGATCGTCGACCCGTTCATTAGCGGTAACTCTGAGGCGGTGACGAAGGTAGAGGATATTAAGACAGATGCTGTCCTGCTGACTCATGCTCATATGGATCATATCCTGGACGCTCTGCCGATTGCCGAGCAGAATCAGGCGGTGGTTGTTGCCAACGTGGAACTGGCGGGTCATCTGGAGGGCCAGGGAGCGAAAAAGACCATCGGGATGAACATCGGAGGGACGGTGGACCTTGGCTTTGCCAAGGCGACGATGATTCATGCCTTCCACACCTCAAGCATCACGCTGGAGGATGGACAGAGGATCTATGGCGGAACCCCGGCGGGCTTCATTATTGAGGCGGACGGACATACGGTGCTGCATGCAGGGGATACAGGGCTGTTCGGCGACTTGAAAATGTTCGGGGAACTGTATGAGATCGACCTCGCAATCCTGCCAATCGGCGGACATTTCACCATGGGACCGGAGCATGCGCTTATCGCGGCGAAGTGGCTGGGGGCAAGACAGGTGCTTCCGGTTCACTACAATACCTTCCCGCCAATCAAGCAGGATGCAGGGGCTTTTGTTCAGGCGCTGGAAGAGGCGGGAATACGCGGCTCGGCACTTGCTTATGGAGAGACGCTGGAGCTGTAA
- a CDS encoding thioredoxin domain-containing protein: MTTHNTPNRLANEKSPYLLQHAHNPVDWYPWGEEAFAKAQAENKPIFLSVGYSTCHWCHVMERESFEDAEVAQLLNNHYVAIKVDREERPDIDALYMSVCQALTGSGGWPLTVLLTPEKKPFYAGTYFPKRQMFGRIGLMDVLEQIHTKWEQDGEALSKLGDDLLAELHTLDRKNAYHPETAGGIPGAELLHEAYELYRRQFDEEYGGFGNAPKFPSPHNLSFLLAYSQLHDQPEALRMVEHTLESMYKGGMYDHVGFGFARYSTDREWLVPHFEKMLYDNALLANVYLEAFQLTGKPLYAEIAEQIFTYVLRDMTSLEGAFYSAEDADSEGVEGKFYVFSREEIEEALGLEDMHSYCHVYGITPEGNFEGKNIPNLLQGLPEEIAERMGMNPLGLRTRMDEWREKLFEYREQRIHPLKDDKVLTSWNGLMIAALALGAKALQKPEYAKAAERAADFIWDKLRREDGRLLARYRDGEAAIPAYLDDYAFLIWGFSELYEATGQAVYLERALVLKDGLLELFHDTEGGGFFFTGHDGEKLPVRSKELYDGAIPSGNSVAAKLLWKLSVITQDMELKEIAERTAAVLASAASEYPPGYSMYLQAHLGMVSGGREWVLAGKKEDPALHAMLAQVQQTYLPDAALIVNWEGDSGEMLRLLPHLADKPAIRGEATAYVCRNFACRAPLTNKEAVRELLASGSREE; encoded by the coding sequence GTGACGACTCATAATACACCCAATAGATTAGCGAACGAAAAATCGCCCTACCTCTTACAACACGCCCACAACCCCGTGGACTGGTATCCATGGGGAGAAGAGGCCTTTGCCAAGGCGCAGGCGGAGAACAAGCCGATCTTCTTATCAGTCGGCTATTCGACCTGCCACTGGTGTCACGTAATGGAACGCGAATCCTTCGAGGACGCCGAAGTCGCGCAGCTCCTCAACAATCACTACGTAGCGATCAAGGTGGACCGCGAGGAGCGGCCGGATATTGATGCGCTGTATATGTCGGTGTGTCAGGCGTTGACGGGGAGCGGGGGGTGGCCGCTGACGGTGCTGCTGACGCCGGAGAAGAAGCCGTTTTATGCCGGGACGTATTTCCCGAAGCGGCAGATGTTCGGGCGGATCGGGCTGATGGATGTGCTGGAGCAGATTCATACGAAGTGGGAGCAAGATGGAGAGGCGCTCAGTAAGCTGGGCGATGATCTGCTGGCTGAGCTGCACACGCTTGACCGCAAGAATGCGTACCATCCTGAAACTGCGGGCGGTATTCCCGGAGCGGAGCTGTTGCATGAGGCGTATGAGTTGTACCGGCGGCAGTTCGATGAGGAGTATGGCGGGTTCGGCAATGCGCCGAAGTTCCCTTCACCGCATAATCTGTCTTTCCTGCTGGCGTACAGCCAGCTGCATGATCAGCCGGAAGCGCTGCGGATGGTGGAGCATACGCTGGAGTCGATGTACAAGGGCGGGATGTACGACCATGTGGGCTTCGGCTTCGCCCGGTATTCGACTGACCGGGAGTGGCTGGTGCCGCATTTTGAGAAAATGCTCTACGATAACGCTCTCCTCGCCAATGTCTATCTGGAAGCCTTCCAGCTTACCGGGAAGCCGCTGTATGCGGAGATTGCCGAGCAGATCTTCACGTATGTGCTGCGCGATATGACTTCGCTGGAAGGTGCCTTCTATTCTGCGGAGGATGCCGATTCCGAAGGGGTGGAAGGCAAGTTCTATGTCTTCTCCCGCGAGGAGATTGAGGAAGCTCTGGGGCTGGAGGATATGCATTCCTACTGTCATGTATACGGGATTACGCCGGAAGGTAACTTCGAAGGGAAGAATATTCCGAATCTGCTACAGGGGCTACCGGAGGAGATTGCGGAGCGCATGGGCATGAATCCGCTGGGCCTGCGGACCCGGATGGACGAATGGCGCGAGAAGCTGTTCGAGTACCGGGAGCAGCGCATTCACCCGCTTAAGGATGATAAGGTGCTGACCTCATGGAACGGGCTGATGATTGCTGCGCTGGCCCTGGGGGCCAAAGCTCTCCAGAAGCCGGAATACGCCAAGGCCGCCGAACGTGCAGCGGACTTCATCTGGGACAAGCTGCGGCGTGAAGATGGACGGCTGCTGGCCCGTTACCGTGACGGGGAGGCGGCGATTCCGGCATATCTGGATGATTATGCCTTCCTGATCTGGGGCTTCAGCGAATTATATGAAGCTACTGGTCAAGCGGTTTACCTGGAACGGGCGCTGGTGCTGAAGGACGGACTCTTGGAGCTGTTCCATGATACGGAAGGCGGAGGGTTCTTCTTCACGGGTCATGACGGGGAGAAGCTGCCGGTCCGCTCGAAGGAATTGTATGACGGGGCGATTCCGTCGGGGAATTCGGTGGCTGCGAAGCTTCTATGGAAGCTGTCGGTGATTACTCAGGATATGGAGTTAAAAGAGATCGCGGAGCGCACCGCTGCGGTGCTTGCTTCCGCTGCTTCGGAGTATCCGCCGGGCTATTCGATGTATTTGCAGGCCCATCTGGGGATGGTCTCCGGCGGCAGAGAATGGGTCCTCGCCGGCAAAAAAGAAGATCCCGCGCTGCACGCCATGCTCGCCCAGGTCCAGCAGACCTATCTGCCGGACGCAGCGCTCATCGTCAACTGGGAAGGGGACAGCGGAGAGATGCTCCGCCTGCTGCCGCATCTGGCTGACAAACCGGCCATCCGCGGCGAAGCAACGGCCTATGTCTGCCGCAACTTCGCTTGCCGGGCCCCGCTTACGAATAAGGAAGCTGTCCGGGAGCTGCTGGCTTCCGGCAGCCGTGAGGAGTAG
- a CDS encoding ABC transporter permease yields the protein MILPGLLYFIIFKYLPMGGLIIAFQNYQPFQGITGSEWVGLKHFIRLFTEPTFMQLLRNTLILFAMNIVIFFPLPIIVALMLNELKGRYLKNWIQTIIYIPHFMSWVIIVSITYVFLTVDGGVINEMIASLGGKKISFLTSSEWLRTIYILQIIWKELGWSTIIYLAAITVVDPQLYEASEMDGASRLRKTWHVTLPAIRPVIITLLILKIGSTLDLGFEHMYLLLNSLNRSVAEIFDTYIYTAGLKNGQLSFSTTIGLFKGVVGLILVMLSNKLAKRMGEDGVY from the coding sequence ATGATCCTGCCCGGGCTGCTGTATTTCATCATCTTTAAATATCTGCCCATGGGCGGGCTGATCATTGCGTTCCAGAATTATCAGCCGTTCCAGGGGATTACCGGGAGTGAGTGGGTCGGCCTGAAGCATTTCATCCGGTTATTTACGGAGCCTACGTTCATGCAGCTGCTGCGCAATACCCTGATTCTGTTTGCCATGAACATTGTGATTTTCTTCCCGCTGCCGATTATTGTAGCCTTGATGCTGAACGAGTTGAAGGGACGTTATCTCAAAAACTGGATTCAGACGATTATCTACATCCCGCACTTCATGTCCTGGGTCATCATTGTCTCCATTACGTATGTGTTCCTGACGGTGGATGGCGGGGTTATCAATGAGATGATCGCAAGTCTTGGCGGCAAAAAGATCAGCTTCCTCACCTCCTCCGAGTGGCTGCGGACGATCTATATCCTGCAGATTATCTGGAAGGAGCTTGGATGGTCGACCATTATTTATCTGGCAGCCATCACTGTAGTGGACCCGCAGCTTTATGAAGCCTCCGAGATGGACGGGGCAAGCCGTCTGCGCAAGACCTGGCATGTTACACTGCCGGCCATCCGTCCCGTGATTATTACGCTGCTGATCCTCAAAATCGGCAGCACGCTGGATCTTGGCTTCGAGCATATGTATCTGCTGCTGAATTCACTGAACCGGAGTGTCGCCGAGATTTTCGATACCTATATCTATACGGCGGGCCTCAAGAACGGGCAATTAAGCTTTAGCACCACGATAGGTTTGTTCAAGGGTGTTGTCGGGTTGATTCTCGTGATGCTCTCCAACAAGCTGGCCAAAAGAATGGGCGAAGACGGCGTGTATTAA
- a CDS encoding PaaX family transcriptional regulator C-terminal domain-containing protein: protein MLFLLSKVKQMGAQQIVEIYEQRGYTSTYIRNALSRLKKEGYIASPARSWYNVTAEGLAYIKAINSKPARYQEQWDHTWDVVMLEVPESERKKRDLFRSALGQLGYGLLYNSVYISPWNYQDEVAAQIQKLELEGKVSILQGQFQEGAITPLKARAIWHLDDIEALYRKKAVWLKEEFAPRLADTLRAGQPLQLFLLYLQMGEELSGLFMADPYLPDELLPDHWPGKQVLSDMREYMVRAAQAIPADSFYAPFVQ from the coding sequence ATGCTGTTTCTGTTATCTAAGGTGAAGCAGATGGGCGCCCAGCAGATTGTCGAGATCTATGAACAAAGGGGGTACACCTCCACCTATATCCGTAATGCCCTATCCCGCTTGAAAAAAGAGGGCTATATCGCTTCCCCGGCACGCTCCTGGTATAACGTCACTGCCGAGGGCCTCGCCTACATTAAGGCGATTAACAGCAAGCCGGCCCGTTATCAGGAGCAGTGGGATCATACCTGGGATGTGGTGATGCTGGAGGTGCCCGAATCCGAACGCAAGAAGCGCGATCTGTTCCGCTCAGCACTCGGACAGCTGGGTTATGGGCTTTTATATAACAGTGTGTACATCTCACCGTGGAACTATCAGGACGAGGTCGCAGCCCAGATCCAGAAGCTGGAGCTGGAAGGCAAGGTGTCCATCCTGCAAGGCCAATTCCAGGAAGGCGCGATTACACCGCTTAAAGCGCGGGCCATCTGGCACCTGGACGACATCGAAGCCTTATACCGGAAAAAAGCGGTCTGGCTAAAGGAAGAATTCGCTCCGCGATTAGCGGATACCCTTCGGGCAGGGCAACCGTTACAGCTGTTCCTGTTATATTTGCAAATGGGCGAGGAGTTAAGCGGACTTTTCATGGCCGACCCCTATCTCCCGGATGAGCTGCTGCCGGACCACTGGCCGGGCAAACAGGTCCTCTCAGACATGAGAGAATACATGGTTAGAGCCGCTCAGGCGATACCTGCGGATTCGTTTTATGCACCCTTCGTTCAATAA
- a CDS encoding extracellular solute-binding protein: MNKRWVTLIAIATMATTVLSACGGDKEEKKTAAAEDLNSTLELTWLNILHTASPPTDTIKSLLEEYTNSKITFNWVPDASKEERITTALASGELADIVTLTMMTNSSVRSSLKSGLFWDVGPYLAEFSNLAKIAPELKEAASIEGVLYGVPFQKNLARSGLIFRKDWLDKLGLPVPKTLDEVYEVARAFTEDDPDGNGVKDTTGFGDRSELKYSSFKTLSSYFGTPNGWKVDDSGKFTPEFDTQEYIDTMNYSRKLYENGYLAQDFAVTAKTDQQQQFAQGKTGIYTGMVDITSLRTLAQDLQPGMELVPVNKISNGDGQYHIWSEGSGIGGLMAFPKSEVKTEAELKRLLKFVNDLIDEKAFMLMTGGIEGTHYEYDENGAFKILNTELWQADVQPFSSSRPSEIAYTLKDANPEKQLANELIRENDKFAVLDPTVPLDSATNNEQGTELQKIITDATFKYIMGQSDEAAFKKAVQTWKDSGGTKITEEYEAAYKLTKK; encoded by the coding sequence ATGAACAAAAGATGGGTCACTCTAATTGCAATCGCTACAATGGCTACCACTGTGCTCTCGGCATGCGGCGGAGACAAAGAAGAGAAGAAGACTGCCGCTGCAGAGGATCTGAACTCGACACTGGAATTAACCTGGCTGAATATTCTGCACACCGCTTCGCCGCCGACCGATACGATCAAATCTCTGCTTGAGGAATACACCAACAGCAAAATCACCTTCAACTGGGTGCCCGATGCTTCCAAGGAAGAGCGGATCACTACGGCGCTGGCCTCCGGGGAGCTTGCAGACATTGTCACCCTGACCATGATGACCAATTCATCGGTTAGAAGCTCACTGAAATCAGGACTGTTCTGGGATGTGGGGCCGTACCTCGCAGAGTTCAGTAATCTGGCGAAGATTGCTCCTGAGCTGAAGGAAGCGGCTTCGATTGAAGGCGTGCTGTACGGCGTTCCCTTCCAGAAGAATCTGGCGCGTTCCGGTCTGATTTTCCGCAAGGACTGGCTGGATAAGCTGGGTCTGCCGGTTCCGAAGACGCTTGATGAGGTCTATGAAGTGGCCAGAGCGTTCACAGAGGACGACCCGGACGGCAACGGTGTGAAGGATACGACAGGCTTCGGGGATCGATCAGAGCTGAAATACAGCAGCTTCAAAACACTAAGCTCCTACTTCGGCACGCCGAATGGCTGGAAGGTGGATGATAGCGGCAAGTTTACCCCTGAATTCGATACCCAAGAGTATATCGACACGATGAATTACTCCAGAAAGCTCTACGAGAACGGATATCTGGCGCAGGACTTCGCAGTTACAGCCAAAACGGACCAGCAGCAGCAATTCGCGCAAGGGAAGACCGGGATCTATACCGGGATGGTGGACATCACCAGTCTGAGAACATTAGCGCAGGATCTGCAGCCGGGCATGGAGCTGGTGCCGGTGAACAAGATTTCTAATGGAGATGGACAGTATCATATCTGGTCCGAGGGCAGCGGGATCGGCGGATTGATGGCTTTTCCGAAATCTGAGGTGAAGACTGAAGCAGAGCTCAAGCGGCTGCTGAAGTTCGTCAATGACCTGATCGATGAGAAGGCGTTCATGCTGATGACCGGCGGGATCGAAGGCACCCACTATGAATATGATGAGAACGGGGCCTTCAAAATTCTGAACACCGAGCTGTGGCAGGCGGATGTGCAGCCTTTCTCCTCCAGCAGACCTAGTGAAATTGCCTATACGCTTAAGGATGCGAACCCTGAGAAGCAGCTGGCCAATGAGCTGATCCGCGAGAATGACAAGTTCGCCGTGCTTGACCCAACCGTTCCGCTGGATTCGGCAACCAATAATGAGCAGGGAACGGAATTGCAAAAGATCATTACAGATGCTACCTTCAAATATATCATGGGCCAATCGGATGAGGCGGCCTTCAAGAAAGCCGTACAGACCTGGAAGGATTCGGGCGGAACCAAGATCACCGAAGAATATGAAGCTGCATATAAACTGACCAAGAAGTAA
- a CDS encoding carbohydrate ABC transporter permease: MNHSSRRKESVGGRIFTFVNTAILILIALVCLLPFINIIASSFATTQEVMAKRFILFPTTFSLDAYRYILSTPTIFRGLGVSVGVTIAGTVVSMLLTALMAYGLSRRYLPARNTINFIVVFSMLFSGGMIPTFLVVKSVGLINSYGSLIFPVAVNAFNMIIMRNFFQALPDSLEESAKIDGSNDFGIFMRIMLPLALPSIATISLFYAVAYWNTYMNAILYMNDSAKWPIQVLLRQIVIVSSGMQAEGSSVDIVPPAQTIKMAVIVIATVPMLAAYPFVQKHFTKGALLGAVKG, from the coding sequence ATGAACCATAGCTCACGTAGAAAAGAATCGGTCGGCGGAAGGATTTTCACCTTCGTTAATACAGCCATCCTCATTCTGATTGCGCTTGTCTGCTTATTGCCCTTCATCAATATCATTGCCAGCTCCTTCGCTACCACCCAGGAGGTGATGGCCAAGCGGTTCATCTTATTCCCGACCACGTTCTCCCTGGACGCGTACCGCTACATTCTCTCAACGCCGACCATCTTCCGGGGACTCGGGGTATCCGTGGGTGTCACTATTGCAGGAACCGTAGTGAGTATGCTGCTTACCGCGCTGATGGCCTACGGCTTGTCCAGGAGATACCTGCCTGCCCGCAATACGATTAACTTCATCGTCGTCTTCTCCATGCTGTTCAGCGGCGGAATGATCCCCACCTTCCTGGTCGTCAAAAGCGTCGGCCTGATCAACTCGTACGGGTCCCTGATCTTCCCGGTTGCCGTCAATGCCTTCAACATGATTATCATGCGCAACTTCTTCCAGGCGCTGCCTGACAGTCTGGAGGAGTCCGCCAAGATCGACGGAAGCAATGACTTCGGAATCTTCATGCGGATCATGCTGCCCCTGGCCCTGCCTTCCATCGCCACCATCTCCCTGTTCTACGCGGTTGCTTACTGGAACACGTACATGAACGCGATCCTCTACATGAATGATTCGGCAAAATGGCCAATCCAGGTGCTGCTGCGCCAGATCGTCATTGTCTCCAGCGGGATGCAGGCCGAAGGAAGCTCGGTCGATATTGTGCCGCCGGCTCAAACGATCAAAATGGCGGTCATTGTCATCGCCACTGTGCCGATGCTGGCCGCTTATCCTTTTGTACAGAAGCATTTCACTAAGGGCGCTCTGCTCGGAGCGGTCAAAGGCTGA
- a CDS encoding phosphotransferase family protein, whose amino-acid sequence MDIIDIIAIYVKGDYIIMNNVLSGIRWQEQSTESEALLARLEEAAVAPMKGGLEAEVCSITLPDTKLVLKIWNRESRPDVPIQYQVLEQLFRQGCAVSRPYAWGLDAEGHQVLLTSSGGMPVKKVNAASLAAIAANLLDVHKLEIDSSGSLKVPAYDFADYFFPAWAEQPEIQTLAQELAERGKLTAHQLIHGDYHLGNILEDSGRFIIIDWTNVQLDDPRYDIAWSMLLFRVYLTERNASVYRSAFAAKSSYSQAELELFEALAALRWLQLHRTTGVPVQRNTLKAIRTLIRENRYLPDSLSESL is encoded by the coding sequence ATGGATATCATTGATATAATCGCTATATATGTGAAAGGGGATTATATCATTATGAATAATGTTCTGAGCGGTATCCGCTGGCAAGAGCAGAGCACAGAGAGTGAAGCGCTGCTGGCAAGGCTGGAAGAGGCGGCCGTTGCCCCGATGAAGGGGGGACTGGAAGCGGAGGTGTGCAGCATTACACTGCCGGATACGAAGCTTGTGCTGAAAATCTGGAACCGCGAGTCCCGGCCGGACGTCCCGATCCAGTATCAAGTGCTGGAGCAGCTGTTCCGGCAGGGCTGCGCGGTCTCACGGCCCTATGCTTGGGGGCTCGACGCTGAGGGTCATCAGGTGCTGTTAACCAGCTCGGGTGGTATGCCTGTCAAAAAGGTGAATGCCGCGAGCCTTGCAGCCATAGCAGCCAATCTGCTCGATGTACATAAGCTGGAGATCGATTCTTCCGGCAGCTTGAAGGTTCCTGCATATGATTTCGCAGATTACTTCTTCCCAGCCTGGGCGGAGCAGCCGGAGATCCAAACACTGGCGCAGGAGCTGGCGGAGCGGGGCAAGCTGACCGCCCACCAGCTTATTCATGGTGATTATCATCTGGGCAATATTCTGGAGGATTCCGGGAGGTTCATTATTATCGATTGGACCAACGTCCAGCTTGATGATCCGAGGTATGATATCGCGTGGTCTATGCTGCTCTTTAGAGTGTATTTGACGGAGCGGAATGCCAGCGTCTACCGGTCAGCCTTTGCCGCCAAGAGCAGTTATAGCCAAGCAGAGCTGGAGCTGTTCGAGGCACTGGCTGCTCTGCGCTGGCTTCAGCTGCACCGGACAACGGGCGTCCCGGTTCAGCGGAACACGCTGAAGGCGATCCGGACGTTAATACGGGAGAACCGGTATTTGCCGGATAGTCTGTCTGAATCCCTGTAA
- a CDS encoding AraC family transcriptional regulator — translation MSKGRMFYGIFIPILILGVGLVVGFGSYIYISTIDSVVERFSSSKQSYIEQIKNNLEHKIQTIEYAFNTYSTTSSFQEVVTHPITEQDFIAYRNVNSQLNYIASMAAEGTEYSLISLVQNWQILNEKLSNLSAGEVQQLREQYIENQEQSLFWMKTDKGIRFVNTLPVFSTKKQAIALSDISLHTLNATINSGEDAYVYILNKHGELMYESDPGKGLLVPEQFGQLAGTINYMEDKGTVQQEVSGRDSLKLIYAKSSYNNWIYLTVLDQAEITRSLEMTKFGISAMGLLSILLIWVVAYMISQYFTKPIEQLKRSLPVIPQVNSRNELEYIRHSIDTIISEKASLESLIESEMPRLETQLILNLFRSRVSAEELEQSLLRFGYNLSEKHRYAAMLIQLDSLGDREASDKDVLLLAVNKMVEELIPAGHRLLPIILNDDTQATILTFAGYSDAAMNKEVTDYAAALLKAVRDYLKVSISIGISNFYSNLLESKEAGEMSKQALHQRLNLGKESIIFYEDISMVVSGPVSLHYPAELETQLFNAIRLGDKEQVTAALYPFLAELMGKNKSTLKFEVMLVRLVNNLIQLEQHLGVSVLLTQDNNKLYHRLLDIRNPEEMERMLVQEVIYPMMYSMKDKTSQQFRCLSDKITDIVHAEYDRELTLEGIGERLHYNPNYLSSIFKKEYGTAFSEYLMNYRLEMAKRWLTETDMTIKEIAERLQYHNPQNFIRSFRKKEQVTPGAYRKLKQGE, via the coding sequence ATGAGCAAAGGAAGAATGTTCTACGGCATCTTTATTCCTATATTAATTCTGGGCGTGGGCCTGGTGGTCGGCTTCGGAAGCTATATTTACATCAGTACCATCGATTCTGTGGTCGAGCGGTTCTCCAGCAGTAAGCAGAGCTATATTGAGCAGATCAAGAACAATCTGGAGCATAAGATTCAAACGATAGAATACGCGTTCAACACCTACAGCACCACCAGCTCTTTTCAGGAGGTCGTGACCCATCCGATTACCGAGCAGGACTTCATTGCTTACCGGAATGTGAACTCGCAGCTGAATTATATCGCCTCCATGGCGGCCGAAGGGACGGAATATTCGCTAATCAGTCTGGTGCAGAATTGGCAGATTCTGAATGAGAAGCTCAGCAATCTCAGTGCCGGTGAGGTTCAGCAGCTCCGGGAGCAGTACATTGAGAATCAGGAGCAGAGCCTCTTCTGGATGAAGACGGACAAGGGCATCCGGTTCGTGAACACACTGCCGGTGTTCTCCACTAAGAAGCAGGCGATTGCCTTATCCGACATTTCATTACATACCCTGAATGCCACGATAAACAGCGGGGAGGACGCCTATGTCTACATTTTGAACAAGCATGGTGAACTGATGTATGAATCCGATCCCGGCAAAGGGCTGTTAGTCCCTGAGCAATTCGGCCAGCTTGCCGGAACGATCAATTACATGGAGGACAAGGGGACAGTCCAGCAGGAGGTCTCCGGCCGCGACAGTCTGAAGCTTATCTATGCCAAGTCCTCGTATAATAACTGGATCTATCTGACCGTGCTGGACCAGGCGGAGATTACCCGCTCGCTGGAGATGACCAAGTTCGGGATCTCCGCGATGGGGCTGCTGTCGATTCTCCTGATCTGGGTGGTGGCATATATGATTTCTCAATATTTCACCAAGCCGATCGAGCAGCTGAAGCGCAGTCTGCCTGTTATTCCGCAGGTGAATTCCAGGAATGAGCTGGAATATATCCGCCATTCGATTGATACGATTATCTCGGAGAAGGCTTCGCTTGAGAGTCTGATCGAATCGGAAATGCCGCGGCTGGAGACGCAGCTGATCCTGAATCTGTTCCGCAGCCGTGTCTCGGCAGAGGAGCTGGAGCAGAGTCTGCTCCGGTTCGGGTACAACCTGTCAGAGAAGCACCGTTATGCGGCGATGCTGATTCAGCTGGACAGTCTGGGCGACCGGGAGGCTTCGGACAAGGATGTCCTGCTGCTGGCCGTCAATAAGATGGTGGAGGAGCTGATCCCGGCTGGTCACCGGCTGCTGCCTATTATCCTGAATGATGACACCCAGGCCACGATTCTGACCTTCGCCGGGTACAGTGATGCTGCGATGAACAAGGAAGTGACGGATTATGCGGCAGCCCTGCTGAAGGCAGTGCGCGATTATCTGAAGGTGTCGATCAGCATCGGCATCAGCAACTTTTACAGCAATTTGTTAGAGAGCAAGGAAGCCGGGGAGATGAGCAAGCAGGCGCTGCATCAACGGCTGAACTTGGGTAAGGAATCGATTATCTTCTATGAGGATATATCCATGGTTGTCTCCGGTCCGGTGTCGCTGCATTATCCGGCAGAGCTGGAGACGCAATTGTTCAATGCCATCCGGCTGGGGGACAAGGAGCAAGTCACCGCTGCGCTCTATCCGTTCCTGGCGGAGCTGATGGGCAAGAACAAGAGCACCCTGAAATTCGAGGTCATGCTGGTGCGGCTCGTGAACAACCTGATTCAGCTGGAGCAGCATCTGGGAGTTAGCGTCCTGTTGACCCAGGATAACAATAAGCTGTATCACCGCCTGCTGGACATCCGCAATCCCGAAGAGATGGAGCGGATGCTGGTGCAGGAGGTTATTTACCCCATGATGTACAGCATGAAGGACAAGACCAGCCAGCAGTTCCGCTGTCTCTCGGATAAGATCACAGACATTGTGCATGCGGAATATGACCGTGAGCTTACGCTGGAGGGGATTGGCGAGCGGCTGCATTACAATCCGAATTATCTAAGCAGCATCTTCAAAAAAGAGTACGGCACCGCCTTCAGCGAATACCTCATGAACTACCGCCTGGAGATGGCCAAACGGTGGCTGACAGAGACGGATATGACGATCAAGGAGATCGCGGAACGGCTGCAGTATCATAATCCGCAGAATTTCATCCGGTCCTTCCGCAAGAAGGAGCAGGTTACGCCTGGCGCTTACCGGAAGCTGAAGCAGGGCGAATAG